In the genome of Mercurialis annua linkage group LG8, ddMerAnnu1.2, whole genome shotgun sequence, the window TTGACAAAAATGGGTGCTAATTCagtttttcatttgtttttgtaataatGCAGTATGAAGATATTGTTCAGCTCGAATGGTTATCGAACTTCGTCGAGGATTCATTCTCCGGTGGAAGCCTTacgatgaataataataataataataataaaaataaagaagagtCGGGTTCCAGTAACAAGAATGACTCGTGCAGTCGCCAATTCCAGACTTCGAGTCCAGTTTCGGTGCTCGAAAGTAGTAGCTCCTGCTCGGGAGAAAAAACTGCCCCTCGCAGCCCGGAAATGGTTGTATCTGGCAGTGGCAGGTGTGGACGTGCTCGTAGCAAACGCCCTCGCCCTGCTACCTTCACTCCCCGCACGGTGATGCAGCTTATTTCCCCTAGTTCCTCAGTCACGGAGACAACCCACCAGCTTTTTGTTATGCCTAAGGCGCCTTCGGATTCTGAAAACTATGCCGAGTCACGCCTATTGATCAAATTACATAAGCACATTTCTCCGGAAcagaagaaaaggaagaaaatCAAGTTTACTGTTCCGTTAGCTTCTACAGAGACCAATGAAAATTCTCCGCCCCTGCCGCCACAACAACAACAAGCAGTTCGGAAATGTTTGCATTGCGAGATAACCAAGACTCCGCAGTGGAGAGCAGGACCAATGGGGCCTAAAACCCTATGCAACGCTTGCGGAGTTCGCTATAAGTCAGGCAGGCTTTTTCCCGAATACCGACCAGCAGCAAGTCCAACCTTTGTTCCAGCATTACACTCCAATTCCCATAAGAAAGTTGTCGAGATGCGAACCAAAATAGTCGAGAAACCTGTTGTACCCGGATCAGAAATAATGATGAGGAATAACTCGCCCGAGCTGATACCAAATAATAGTCACCTCGCAATCGAATTCATCTAAGGAAACAACCGAGAACTGCGTTCCGAATTGCAAAGTTCGCTCATAATATTATTTAGTTACGGTTAAATTTCATTTCTTTGTTAAACTGTTATTTTATTGTACAGGGATGAAATGGTGGGGCATTAGAGAGCATTAGGGTATTTTAGAGAGCTGAAAAAGAAGAGAATTAgggcaaaaaaattaaagattttaagGATAGTAAAAGACTTTTTAGGTTAGGTTTCTAGTGATGAATAGGTTATTTTTAAGGTTATTTAGGTATTGAGAGTCTGAGTCTTGttgaattctttttattttgtttttttctctttGATGGGTACTATTCTTTTTGCAGTTTAATTTGTTATTAGAAAATTCTGAAATGAGTAATGGATTTTGCAAAGTTGTTCAATTTCATCCCTGTTTCAGCTTTATATTTCTTTCAATATTTCTCATTTGCTACCATTTAATTTCACTAATCTGCATTATATAAAAGTCAATAAGATCTTGAGTTTGGTGGATTGGATTGGACATTTTATTTGATGAATTGCCCTACTAATCTTGATTGGTTGGTAGTTAACTGTAATCTTGTTGATTTTTTTGGTGCCTTATGCTTTTTAGGTGGACATAAAGTTGAAAGAAAATTATGACAGCTAATATTAAGCATTACAACAGTAGATCTAGATGCTAATAAGAAAGTATTTTTCTGAAAAGTAAAATTCTTCTTATATAACTATATGAATCGATATTATTACGTTCCGTTTTGTTCTCAAtatcttttaagaaaaatttcaaattggATCCCAAATTGCCGGGTTAGTATAAGCTTATCTGTACGGTTATGTACTTTTCAAATAGAAATCCGTTACGTTCCGTTTCGTTCTCAATATCTTCTAAGAAAAATTCCAAATTGGATTCCAAATTGCCGGGTTAGTATGAGCTTATCTGTACGGCTATgcatttttcaaatagaaatggcttaattatttaaaaaccacccaccttgaactttttttttcgtttatatcctgacctaggaaaaaatttatttataccctgacgtatgtttttatgtttcacaTCTACCCCaaagcactaaattaacctcttttcatttaaaaaaaaaattaaaatagtccttcatttagagaaaaattcatttttaattaaactctaattagcttaggttaaaaatgaagaactattttaaacttttttcttaatgaaaagaggttaatttagtgcttcggggtagaggtgaaacataaatacatacgtcatggtataaatgaattttttcctagatcagggtataaatgaaaaaaaagtgcaaggtgagtggtttttaaataattaagccaatAGAAATTCATGCAACTATCAGTATTTCATAGTTGTGTAAAaagtaactaaaataaatcCAGTAAAAATAATAGATTCAGTTTAATTTGGTTcgaaattataaaatgttatgattttTGGTTCTGTTTTAAAACTAAGGAAAGTTTTGTCCACTTTTCATACATGTCGAACTGACATacgaacaaaaacaaatcaattaattgattggttcaaattaattttatttaaaatatttaagatctttataaattttattttgttcgaaattaaaagaattaaaattctaatttgatttgatttaaattaagtACACGCAACATAGTCTAAATGCATGTCTTTTGTATCGTAATaataaggccaaatgttgtaaaaaggccaaacctttcacaaaagtttcacaaaagtcctgaccttttaattttgtcgattttggccaaaaattgattatttggtttcacaaaagtcccgacctttcaattttgtcgattttggccaaaaatgaattatttagtttcacaaaagtcatgacctttcaatatttggcatggcacataggcgccacataggtgtcacataggcaaattgaaatcaaattgagagttggccacaattaaaaccaaataatttgtttttggccaaaatcgacaaaattgaaaggtcagaacttttgtgaaacttttataaaaggtttggccattttataacatttggcctaataataaagatatttgaatataaaattttaaactcaaaAATATTTCAACCACTAAATTCTACCTATAGTGACACATTATTGTCTTTTTACTATTAATAtagttaaatattatattttttctgttttcaaagagttatctattttttctttaatatacatttgtaaaaatataattaatattaaaaagttctatattttttttattttcatattatattccTATTAATTTAGTTACTAATTCACTTTGTTAGGGCCACTAACATTTTTgatagataaattaaaaatttggaaataaaaatagagaaaatgaataattttattgagAGAGAAGGAGTAGTAAAGATTGGAGTTTTGAATTTGATTAAGAGATAAAATGCCAAAATATACaattatggaaaaaaaaattcaagaaaagcAGCTATAATGTGCTGTCACCAAATAGACCTTTCATTAGTGTCCAAGCAAGCAAGCCCATTTCACTTCACACATCAAATCTAAtcacaaacaatagtctaaaatcaaagggatttttagacaaatatcTATCAAACACCtatttattctcaaaaataccttttgaccaaaattagttaaaatttacggattgacaatttttttttacaaaaatatttttttcatttgcaaaaatacgatttcagtttactaatagtttactaacggtttactaaacaTCTGTTAACTGtaagttcactaacagtttactaatggtCTTCTATCAGTTttcttaaaaatcaaattactattttttatttttaaattataaaatattaaaataaattattatttaatttactgAAATTATTGGTGTACAGTAATACACCAATAGTTAACCAACAACAAAACCATTACTAATACACAAgtgaaaaaaatacataaaaatcaaGAGtatcatcaaaaaataattataaatttaccaacagtTAACTTAaggtttactaacagtattactaaaactaaaattactagtttactattagtaaaccattggtaaaccaacaacaaaaatattacaattataaattacaaaataaaatcgcAAAACATAATGCGTTTGATTTTTCTCTTTCGGACGAAACTCCATTTTTCTTCCAATTCGAATCTCTCTGTTGTAGCATCATTGAAACAGAGAGCTTCTAGTGACTTCATGCTCTTAATTTTTGCCTACatcaaaaaatgaatttaaagcATCATGATGAGATAGAAGTAGAATAGGTCTTACCAAGAAAATGAGAAACCAACAGTTGGACATTAATTTACAATCAGCACTTTAACAAAGCTCTGAATTAACTAAAAtggaaaaaggaaaataattttcaaCAGAAATGCATCAACGAAAGGAAGTCTTATTACAACATTCTTCCTTATCTGTAATATCACAAATCAAATACCTATTGCAAGGCAAAATTAGGTTAAATTCGAGTTCAATTAACCAAAAAAGCAATCCATTTGGAACTGGAAACAgtaaaaataacaacaaaattAGAGTAAATTCGATTTCAATTAAACGAAAGGAAATCTTGTTGCATCATTCTTCAACGACTAATCGGAGAATAGAAATACCTCAATCGCATCTTCAGAATTTTGAAAAGTGCACACGAGCACCGCGTATTGGCGTTCGCGGCGGAAGATCTGGAGGCGATGCAGGCTCAACGGCAGCTGCGGCGTTAACTCACAAAGATTTCCGGCAAAATAATAAAGACTACCATCAGAAAGTAGAAAATTGTTGGTTCAATTTGGATTGAAATCGTTATAAGGCGAAAAAGGAGAAGAAACATAACAGTAAAATTAGATAACAAAAAGCACAAAATCAAAAGGAAATGAAAGCGCATCGTAATTTTGCAAGGAAACCACCCGCGTCGTGAAAGTGAGAATAATTTGGGTTTTGAACGTGTGTGGTCTAATTacctcaaaatcaaataattaagaacccatgcttaattaaaattgttaaaaaaaaattaaaaaattaaaaaattattataatttatttccttttttataattaaaaaaggagAGTATTTGTTAGAGATTTTGAACCTATGATCTAAATAGAATGCTGCCCAATGTTTAATATCATTCGAACTATAATTTATTGGTATAAATTATAACTAtcaaaattggaattaaaaaaaaactaaatctatctatttttttattactataaGTTAGagataatttttaatgtttgtgaaAAGAATTAAATGTGAGGTATTTGACTGTCTAGTGCTTTTACTATTTAACCAAAAGCAAATTAACATAATAGAGCACTATGCTTGCTTAGGGATGGGTTAATTATGCATAATAAGGTTGTTATAACTTATGATAGCATTTGGCAACATGTCTCCATCTTAACCCAATACTACCAAATTTAAAAGGTAATTATTGATAATAATTAGTATTACAaggaatatatattaaatgtcaAATATGTAATCAATAAGTAATAAGTTTTCTTTCACATTTTCATTGTTTTGAATAAATTACAATAGTGGTATTTGAACTTTTATAAATCTTCTATTTCACtgtttgaacttttatttttatttaaattagtctTCCAGCTATTTAAAACTATATGAAtacttttatcaattttttttataaccggACTACTTGCAaagccatttttttaatttgtttatataatttccatttaattttatatatgtaaatGTATCATTGTATacataattatcatttttttattaatagtgcacacataaatttaaataaaaaacgggagttattttaacttttactaTATTGGTGATTGAAAAACAGTTAAATtcttatttgataaatttaaaaatagttaaaacacattatccaaaaaaaaaaagttaaaacactgatatgaataaaaaaaattcaaacactaaaataataaacatcAATGATGTAATTCTTTTAaagacattttttttttgaaatgggATTGCACTTGCTACAGAGATTTCAGTTGAAGAGAAGGACCCCCCGTTTGGTCACTCCTTTGGTTCAGTTCATTCTAGGGATGATTCACCTATTTCGCCCCATCCGCAAATCACTGTCCAGTATGATGCTGAGACTTGTGCCAAATTCCTATTTGGAGCTGTTGCAGGAATTGCTAAGGATGTTTTAGGGAAAAGATTAGGCTCCTTCTTacttattttcaaatatatttgGGACCCTGGTATCTTAGAATTTCTTGTTCTCAGAAAAGTTATGAAATGGTCCATTGAAAGTCAATGGCGAAATGCCAGATTCGAAGATGATGCCGCTATGGTATCTCAAACTATTAATTCAGGAAGGATTTCCTCAATTGCTAGTAGAGATATCTGTTAAGATATTTGGCATCTTTCCTCGCTTTTCGGATCT includes:
- the LOC126661087 gene encoding GATA transcription factor 8-like, which codes for MIGTTTDNFMDEIDCGGFFDHIDDLLDFPTDDIDLPDCTVNNINANDNSFPSFWSTQSDSLPGSDSVFSNSNHSASDLSAELSVPYEDIVQLEWLSNFVEDSFSGGSLTMNNNNNNNKNKEESGSSNKNDSCSRQFQTSSPVSVLESSSSCSGEKTAPRSPEMVVSGSGRCGRARSKRPRPATFTPRTVMQLISPSSSVTETTHQLFVMPKAPSDSENYAESRLLIKLHKHISPEQKKRKKIKFTVPLASTETNENSPPLPPQQQQAVRKCLHCEITKTPQWRAGPMGPKTLCNACGVRYKSGRLFPEYRPAASPTFVPALHSNSHKKVVEMRTKIVEKPVVPGSEIMMRNNSPELIPNNSHLAIEFI